The Borreliella burgdorferi B31 sequence AAAGAGACAAGTCGAGATTTAAGTATAAATGAACGAATAACAAAAGAACTTGCAGAAGTTGAAGAGCGGGAGCGTATTGAAAAGCAATTGTTACTAGAGGCTGAGCGAATTAATGAAATTGATACACTTGCAAAAGCACATCTTAGCAATCATTTTAACAAAGAGGTGCTACTTGCAAAAGGATATACATTAAAAGACATTATGCAAGCACAACGTAGAGAACTTGTACGCAAGTTCGTTCCAATTGAGCAAATTAAAGCTATTGCCAAAGTATCAGACATAAGTCATATCGATGGAGAGATATTAGAGCAACTTGTTTCTTTAGCAAAAGTGAATATTAAATTAAGAAAAAATGCGAGTAGCAGTTCTTCTTCTGTTGACTCTATTAAGGGGAATATTGCTATTAAATCAGAAGAAAGAGCAAGTTTGCTTGATTCTAATTTTGTACCTATTAATTTCACAGAATTTGTACAAGCGATAAGTAATACATACAAGCAAAGACGAATTCAATTTTATGAAAATCTAAAAAGACATAAAAGAACAAGTATTGCCTAAAGGAGTTTTTAAATGAGTGATATAACAAAAATTAAACAAGAATTTGATAAGAAAGTTGCAGAAATTCAAGCATTAATGAAAAATCCCCAACAAGACTCAGGATTGCTTAGCAATTCTATTGATTTTAGAGACCAAAATCTAATTTTTTCCAATTCTGGTGGGGTTTGCACTAGCAGTAAAGACAAAATAGAGAATTACCCTGCTAAAGGGTATCCGTATAAACGGGGTGTTAAGCTTAGTTTTGGAGATGGAACAACCGAACTAGAAGTTGAGGCTGGTGGTGGAGACGATTTATATGGAGTGTGTTCCGATATAGATGAGTTTAGCGGTATGGCAACTGTTATACCAATTACAAATAACTTTACTGGGTATTTAACGCTAAAGAAAGATGGACAAAATGGTGTAAATCCAGGAGATAAATTAAATTTTAACCAACATGGGGAACTTGAAAAGGTCACTGGGGCTCAAAAATCTGTTAATGCAATAGCACTTTCAAAGGCACACAAATTAACTGAAGATTTATTTATAGTGCTTGCTAGTGTATTTGGGAATAGAGCAATAAAAGGGTAATAAATTATGGCTTTAAAAGGCAACATGCAAGTAGAAAATCTTGAGGCTGTTGAGGACCCACAGGTAGATTTAGGGGCACAAGTTTCCGCTGCTCCTAGAGCTAAACGGCAAGCAAGACAAGCTGAGGACGTACAAGGGGAAGATCCCTATTTGGAGTCAATTAGCGAGCTTGATGATGTTCTTTTAAAATTTAAAAAATATTCAAAATCAATGAGTTCAATTGAAAATAAGGTTTTTAGCAGTTCAAGTGGCTGTTTTAAATCCAAGAATGAGCGAGTTGATGCATATTCATTTGCATGTTCAAGTTATACAGACAAAATAGAGGAATACCTTTACGATCCAGCGAATAGTTTTCCATACAAACGCGGCGTTAAACTTGTTCCAAAAGAGAACTCTATATATGTTGAAGTTGGAGCTGATACTGATATGTATGGGATATGTGTAGATGTATGTGAGTTTAGTTGTACTGCATATGTATTGCCAATTACTAACAATTTTGAAGGGTATCTTGTTACAAGGAATCCAAGTATAAAAATAGGAGAAATACTAGACATAAATAATAACGGTGTTATTATCAAGGCCGGAGGTGGGCCACCAACCGCAATTAACATATATGCTCTATCTGATTCATTTACAATCAATTTTGCACCCGAAGATGGAAATCAAGATCAAAATAGATATCCTAGGCAAGAGTATTCTATTAATTTGATAAAAGTTGCAATTTTTGGAAATAGAGGCCTTGAGAAAACAGTAAATCCTGATGGTGGTTAAACTTTGGGCGAATAAAAGGAGGTAAATAAATGGGAGATACAACGCAATTAGTAAAAGAGTATCAAGAGAAAAGAAGTAAACTGGAAAAGTTTATGAAAAATCCCCAACATGACGCTAGTTTGCTTAGCAATTCTAATGAATTTAGAGACAAAAATGTAGAATTTTTTGCTTCTGGAGGCACTAGAACTAGTAAGTTTGACAAATTGGAAAATCATCCATTTTTGGGGTATCCGTACAAGCGTGGAGTAAAAAGAGTTATTCAAGAGGCTCAAGATAATCAAAGTCACTATGAGCCACATGTTGAGGCTGGTGGAGGTGAAGACTTATATGGAATATGCATTGACATAGATGAGTTTAGTAAAACAGCTACTATTGTGCCAATTACCAATAATTTTGAGGGCTATTTAGTGGCAAAAGATTCTACGGTTAAAGTAAAAGATAAACTTATTTTTAATAAAGACGGTGCTCTTGAAAAGGTGACTGGAGCACCAAATAAAGCAACTATTAATGCAACAGCATTGACTGATGCAAAACAAATTAGCAATGAGGTTTATTTAGTAAAAGTAGCTGTATTTGGAAATAAAGCTATGAGTAGAAATTAATAATATTTGGGAGGATTTAATATGGAATTATTTGATGAAAATTATTATGCAAAAGCTGTGGCAAATATCATAGGAGAAGTTAAAGATCCTATTATGTATAAATGGTTTTCGCCCGATCAAATTGAAGATGTTGATCTACAAATGGGATATCAAAAAACCGTAAAATGGGACGCGTTTTTAAATGCTAATCCTACAACAATTGCCAATGAGGTTAATACTATCTCAACTATTGGATTTAGTTCTGAAGTGGTAAGACTTAATTATTTGAAATTACAGTATAAATTCAGACATTTAAAGCAGACTTCTGAGAAATTTTATACTTCAGATTCATATATTGGGGACATTAATAATAATTTACTTCCTTTTGCTCAAGCGTATAAGCTTGCAAGTAGTGAAATTATTAAACTTATTAATCACTTTGTATTAACCGGGACTGTTTCGATTCAAAAAGATGGGAAAAATCAAAAACGCCTGCTTCCAAATATGTATGGGCTGCTTAATATGCCCGAGCAGATAAAAGAAGAGGTTGCTAGTGGTGATAAAGATAAAATGGATAAAATCTTTGAAAAGATTGAGGCTGGACTTTCAAAGTTAGAACTGGGCGACGAATTTTCCACCCCGATGATGGTAATAGTTGACCCAGCAACGTCACTTAAACTAGTAAAACCATACGCAGCAGCACAGGGTGCAGCAAGTAGTTGTGAAAAATGGGAAGATGTTTTAATTCAAACTATTAAGGCTATTAATAATAGAGAAGATGTTTACATTGAAACTTCAAACTTGCTGAAACATAAAATACTCATTTATCCACTAAATTCTGAACTTATTAAATTTAAACCTAGCAAGTATATGCTACCTACACCGAATGAACAAGTTGATAAAGACTCAACCGATGTAGCTCATTCATACATTGATTTTGTTTTAGGCGGTCTACTTGCTACTAGAAAAACTATTTTGCAAGTTAACATAAAGCAAAGTTAAAAGTATAAGGTAAGTGAAAATGAGTGAACAAGAAAGCTTACAAGCACAAGTTGCAGGAGAAGAAGAACTTTTAGTAACAAAACTCCATTCAGAAGTGTTATTGCTATTAGGAATAGACAAATTTGCACTAAGCAGGCAAAATTTTCTACTTCATTTATCCTTACTTCAAGCTATTCTAGTAACACGCGGTATTGATGCCAGTTCACTGACGTATGAACAAATATTTTTACTTACTTTCTACCATATGGGCTGCCAATTAAGAAAACAGGGAGTTGTTCGAGAATTTGAATTTGATAGGATCAAAAAAGAGAAATTCAATGAACTTGAACTTGATTATTATCCTAGTAGCAGTGGAGGCGAAGAAGGCGGCGAGGGGAGTTGTGGCTCAAACAAGAATTTTTGTTCACAACTTGATGCATTTTTAGAAAAACTAAAAAGAGAAACTTCAACGCCATCTTGTGTGGGGGTTGTCTAATGAATGGTGTTAGGAAAAGACTTTCTGATATGTCATTTCGCATGATCAACGTATTTAAGGATCCTAAACCCTTAAAGTTTTATAAAGGTACTGTTGTAAAGCTTGAAAATGATTCTTCTTATCAGAGAGTATTTGATAAAACTAAGTACATTGAATTTGCAGGAGTTATTATTGACATAAAGCCACAAGAACTTGCAATTCTTTATGATTCTGATATGTCTGATATTCAAGGATATTCCAAACTTTACACATATCAAGACCTTAACTATGAACCAAAAGACCGAATATCAATTGCAGATTTAGTTTACTTTGAAATATTTAGTATTGACTCTTCAATAGGATATTTTACTTTGGTTTTAAAGGAATTTATATGGACAAACTAGAATTTAAAATGGAATTGGAAATTGGGTGGTTTGGTGGTCGTGCAGGTATTGCTAAAATGCATGAAAAAGGGAGTAGCAATTTACCAGCAAGAAAACATTTAACCAAAATTGCTAGTAGTTCTGAGTTTAGAGAATATATCAATAATAGCTATATAAATTCTAAGTTTAATCTTGACCCTAAATCGGGAATGGAGGCTATTGGACAAGCTTTTATAAGATACTATGAAAATTATCTACTATCAGCACAAGTCACTCCAGCCTTAAAGGCTAATACAATCAAAAGTAAGTTTAAAAGGGGTAGTAACACTGCAGCAATTCCACTTGTTGATACAGCCAAAATGTTATCAGAGATTACTTATAAGGTAACACTTGAATGATTTTCACTTTAGATATGGTATTAAATCATTTAACCCAAATATTTAAAGGGTTTAAGGCATATGCAACTGAAAATAATTTTGAGTGCGATATCATAAATACCTACAATCATCCATATCTTTCAAAAATCACAGCTGCTAGCTCAAATATAATAGCATTGAAATTTGATGGTACAGAAAATCTATTTGATCATAATTATAGAGCCGGTGTATTTTATGAAAATGCTTTGGAATTTAGTATAAATTTTCAAATATATATTATTGCAATAGTGTTAAACGCCAAAGACTTTGACGCTAATTCACGCATGTTAATGCTTTATAGTATGCTTAGTGACTTTCTACACAATAAAGCTCATAAGTATAATTTGCCCAGTCTACAACCCGACTATATTAATAAAATTAACTTCTACATTTACCCAACATCTAATATGCAAACAGTTGGACTGATTAATTTAGGCACAAAATATAGCAACCATGCATACAGTGCATCTATAGCATTTAATGCTAGTGTAAAAGCAATTGAAATTTTAAAGGAGGAATACGAAATTGCCGCAAGATACAATTAGTGTAAGTTTGCTTGACTCTAGAATTCAAGCTAGTAGGCCTAATTATTATAATCCACTTTTGGTTTACAAAACAGCTAAAATCAAAGTTAATAAAGATGCTGCTAGCTATAAAATATTGAATTTAACCGTTAATAATTATGAAAAACAAATTGAAACTTTAGAAAAAGAGAATGGAAATGGAGAAGATCAGTTTGGAAAAGAAAAAACACTGCTTAAAACTGCAATGTCAAATTTTTTCAATTCAAGCGAAGAATCGTTAAAATCAGCCGATCTTTTCATTTATAAGGATAAGCCTGAAGAGCTAAAAAATTATCTTAAAGTACATAGACACACTTTTGTTGTACTTATTAACACTGAGGGAGATGCGTCAGATGATGGACTTAAAATTTACAAAGATGACTATAATAAATTCAAAAAGCCTTCAACTTTTTTTGTATTCTCGACTAAAGAACAAGAAATAAAAGAACTATTTAAAGATAAAGGCAATACTGAAAAAGAAAGAAATATTGCTGTTTACAGCAACAATAAAGACAATTTACACCTTAAATTTATAAGTCAATATCTCCATCAAGCTAGTATTTTCCATGCTGTAAATCCTTATGGCATGCCGCTGGCTGCTACACCACTTGTTGATGATACTGTAATTGGAAAGTTGCGAACTGCAAAAATCAACTTTTATTCACTTCTTAATGAAACTGGGCTTGATGGTGTACCTGCCTTTAAAGAAGGTGTTGACCTAGCTGGAGGTGCAATAGACGAACAATTTACATACCACTATATAAAAAACGAAGCGATTATTGAGCTTATTAGAATTTGGAACAAAAACAATAGGCAAAATAGCAAATTATCTGCACTACAACTTAGTGGAGCTAGAGACAATGCATATACTTCAGCAATTGAATGTTTACTGAAAAGGTTTGTGGATAGAGGACTGATAATAGAGTATAAAAATTTAAGGCTTACTCTTTCTCCTACGCCACAACTTAAATTAGAACTTAGCGTGAATATTACTTATAACTTTAGCATTAATGCTGTTGCTTTAGTAATTACTACTCAAGATATAGTTGATTATCAAAACAGCTTAAGTGCTTAAAAGGGGGGCTAAAAATGCAATTTTATGATTTAAGAGAAGTTTATTTTTCAATTGGTGGTACGCAGTTACATAGTGGCAAGCTAGAGCTTACAAGCGAACCTACAACAAGAGCAGTGATTAGTAGTGAAGATAAAGGTATGCCTGTAATAAGCTTAAGAGATCCCAAAACAATAACTTATGTTTTCAACATTGAAGTGACACTAGGTAGTCATGACTACATTTTGTTAACTGAACTTTCTGATGAACAGTTTTACAACATGGATGTGAGAAAAGAGGATAAAATGCTTGATTTAGCATTCAATGATAGAATTGCTACCAAAATTATTTCTAACTATGCAATTTTTACTGAAGAGCCTTCAAGAAGTTATTCTGCTGAGGCCGAAAAAGTATCTTTTGAAATTAGGGCTATTAATTGCCAAAAATCTAAACCAAACAACTCTTAAAAGGAGATTCTTATTATGATAATGAGATATAAAATGAAAATTTTAACTAAAAATAAAACTTATGAATATCCGCTGAGAGTACTTCCCGTCTATGAATGGGATAAAGTGCTAGGATTTAATCAAAGTGACGCTGTTTTAAAGCTTAATGAGGTTAAATACTTAAGAGAAATCACAAGCTTAATGATAAGTCCAAAATTTTTAGACGAATTCTATGTGATTTTGGATCAAAATAGAGAATTTATTTCTTATTATAAGGACTATCTTGTTGCAATAATTTACACTGCACAATTTAATACTTTTCATTTAGACAATGATCTAAAAAAGCCCGCTTTAGTATATTTGAGTGAGTATGAAAATAATGTTGGTGATTTTGTTGCTTTTGACTATATTAATGAAAATTTTGATTATGAAAAAGTAGCCACTTCACTTTCATCAAGTACATCAAATTCCAATGAGCTGGTTGCTAAATGAACAAAAGAAATAGAGATATTGATAAAGCTATTGCAAGTCTTGATGAGACTAGAAAAAAATATTTTAACTTGCTTGACGAGATTAAGAACGATAAATACTATTTTCCAGTAATTATGAATATTTGCTCATACGACTCGGTTAAAAAATTGCCTTATGACGAGCTTTTAGAAGTCAATAGACTTGCTGAGATTAAATTAGAAAAAGAATTGTATGAATTAATTTTAAGCAAGTGAGGACTTAGTGAGCGACAAATTCACCATTAAATTTAAAGGTATTCTTGATCATGCTGCAACAAAAAAGGCCATTGAACAAGATATTTCTAAAATGGAAAAATATCTTAAACCTAAAAAATCTAGTTTGGGTAGCACTAAAGATATTGTAAAAAATAATTTGTCGGACAAGAAAAAAGAACTTAGTAGACAATCTAAATTTGAAAGCTTAAGAGAGCGTGTTGAGAAATATAGACTTACACAAACTAAAAAACTTATAAAACAGGGCATGGGGTTTGAGAAAGCTAGAAAAGAGGCTTTCAGAAGATCTTTAATGTCTGATAGAGACAAAAGGCGTCTTGAGTATAAAGAACTTGCAAAAGAATCAAAAGCAAAAAGTAAAATGTTAGCGGCCTCTCAAGGAAAAGGACTTGTTGCCAAAATTGCTATAGGTAGTGCCCTAGGGAATATCATTAGCAACGCTATGAGTAAAGTTGGAGGAGGCCTTTTAGGTTTTGCTAAAAAAGCGGTTGAAGAAGACACCAAAACAAAAAGAACACAACTTCTCAATAAAGCGTTTTATGGTGATCCAAAAGAGAAAGAGGGTCTTTTAAAGATTATTGGCGGAATGAAGGGATTTGAGCGCGACCTAGAAAAAGAAGAATTCTTAAATCAAGCAAGTGTCTTTAAGGGTACTTTAAGGGATTTAGATATGTTAAATGAAACTAATTTGAAAAACGCAGTAGAATTTGCAGCTATGCTTAAATCCAGTGGTGCTATGAGCAGCGAAGATGCAGTAAAGGCTGTTAATAGTGTTCTTGGGGGTGATGGAAGTGAGCTTTTTGATCTATTAAAGAAGTCAGGTGTTGGAGACAAATATATAGAAGATGCCAAAATGGCCTGGCAAAGCGGGGCACAAGTAGATCTAGAGTCTAGAATTACCAAGATGATGGAAATGTTCGAGGATTTTAAATCTTTCGGCCTTACAAAAAAAGTCAATAATGCTGAGAGTATTCAAAGTAATTTGGCCTCAGCTGAGCAAACTCTTCAAAACTTAACCACTACTGTCTTGGACCCAT is a genomic window containing:
- a CDS encoding DUF1357 domain-containing protein — encoded protein: MTEKEEKEDLQAQDKEEQQIKADTKVISVQEFEEYMRFKEQANSKSKETSRDLSINERITKELAEVEERERIEKQLLLEAERINEIDTLAKAHLSNHFNKEVLLAKGYTLKDIMQAQRRELVRKFVPIEQIKAIAKVSDISHIDGEILEQLVSLAKVNIKLRKNASSSSSSVDSIKGNIAIKSEERASLLDSNFVPINFTEFVQAISNTYKQRRIQFYENLKRHKRTSIA
- a CDS encoding DUF228 domain-containing protein; protein product: MSDITKIKQEFDKKVAEIQALMKNPQQDSGLLSNSIDFRDQNLIFSNSGGVCTSSKDKIENYPAKGYPYKRGVKLSFGDGTTELEVEAGGGDDLYGVCSDIDEFSGMATVIPITNNFTGYLTLKKDGQNGVNPGDKLNFNQHGELEKVTGAQKSVNAIALSKAHKLTEDLFIVLASVFGNRAIKG
- a CDS encoding DUF228 domain-containing protein, producing MALKGNMQVENLEAVEDPQVDLGAQVSAAPRAKRQARQAEDVQGEDPYLESISELDDVLLKFKKYSKSMSSIENKVFSSSSGCFKSKNERVDAYSFACSSYTDKIEEYLYDPANSFPYKRGVKLVPKENSIYVEVGADTDMYGICVDVCEFSCTAYVLPITNNFEGYLVTRNPSIKIGEILDINNNGVIIKAGGGPPTAINIYALSDSFTINFAPEDGNQDQNRYPRQEYSINLIKVAIFGNRGLEKTVNPDGG
- a CDS encoding DUF228 domain-containing protein, producing the protein MGDTTQLVKEYQEKRSKLEKFMKNPQHDASLLSNSNEFRDKNVEFFASGGTRTSKFDKLENHPFLGYPYKRGVKRVIQEAQDNQSHYEPHVEAGGGEDLYGICIDIDEFSKTATIVPITNNFEGYLVAKDSTVKVKDKLIFNKDGALEKVTGAPNKATINATALTDAKQISNEVYLVKVAVFGNKAMSRN
- a CDS encoding DUF3890 domain-containing protein gives rise to the protein MSEQESLQAQVAGEEELLVTKLHSEVLLLLGIDKFALSRQNFLLHLSLLQAILVTRGIDASSLTYEQIFLLTFYHMGCQLRKQGVVREFEFDRIKKEKFNELELDYYPSSSGGEEGGEGSCGSNKNFCSQLDAFLEKLKRETSTPSCVGVV
- a CDS encoding DUF1506 family protein, which encodes MNGVRKRLSDMSFRMINVFKDPKPLKFYKGTVVKLENDSSYQRVFDKTKYIEFAGVIIDIKPQELAILYDSDMSDIQGYSKLYTYQDLNYEPKDRISIADLVYFEIFSIDSSIGYFTLVLKEFIWTN
- a CDS encoding DUF764 family protein; protein product: MIFTLDMVLNHLTQIFKGFKAYATENNFECDIINTYNHPYLSKITAASSNIIALKFDGTENLFDHNYRAGVFYENALEFSINFQIYIIAIVLNAKDFDANSRMLMLYSMLSDFLHNKAHKYNLPSLQPDYINKINFYIYPTSNMQTVGLINLGTKYSNHAYSASIAFNASVKAIEILKEEYEIAARYN
- a CDS encoding DUF787 family protein produces the protein MPQDTISVSLLDSRIQASRPNYYNPLLVYKTAKIKVNKDAASYKILNLTVNNYEKQIETLEKENGNGEDQFGKEKTLLKTAMSNFFNSSEESLKSADLFIYKDKPEELKNYLKVHRHTFVVLINTEGDASDDGLKIYKDDYNKFKKPSTFFVFSTKEQEIKELFKDKGNTEKERNIAVYSNNKDNLHLKFISQYLHQASIFHAVNPYGMPLAATPLVDDTVIGKLRTAKINFYSLLNETGLDGVPAFKEGVDLAGGAIDEQFTYHYIKNEAIIELIRIWNKNNRQNSKLSALQLSGARDNAYTSAIECLLKRFVDRGLIIEYKNLRLTLSPTPQLKLELSVNITYNFSINAVALVITTQDIVDYQNSLSA
- a CDS encoding DUF1463 domain-containing protein; the encoded protein is MQFYDLREVYFSIGGTQLHSGKLELTSEPTTRAVISSEDKGMPVISLRDPKTITYVFNIEVTLGSHDYILLTELSDEQFYNMDVRKEDKMLDLAFNDRIATKIISNYAIFTEEPSRSYSAEAEKVSFEIRAINCQKSKPNNS
- a CDS encoding DUF1473 family protein — its product is MIMRYKMKILTKNKTYEYPLRVLPVYEWDKVLGFNQSDAVLKLNEVKYLREITSLMISPKFLDEFYVILDQNREFISYYKDYLVAIIYTAQFNTFHLDNDLKKPALVYLSEYENNVGDFVAFDYINENFDYEKVATSLSSSTSNSNELVAK
- a CDS encoding DUF1322 family protein; amino-acid sequence: MNKRNRDIDKAIASLDETRKKYFNLLDEIKNDKYYFPVIMNICSYDSVKKLPYDELLEVNRLAEIKLEKELYELILSK
- a CDS encoding DUF759 family protein is translated as MSDKFTIKFKGILDHAATKKAIEQDISKMEKYLKPKKSSLGSTKDIVKNNLSDKKKELSRQSKFESLRERVEKYRLTQTKKLIKQGMGFEKARKEAFRRSLMSDRDKRRLEYKELAKESKAKSKMLAASQGKGLVAKIAIGSALGNIISNAMSKVGGGLLGFAKKAVEEDTKTKRTQLLNKAFYGDPKEKEGLLKIIGGMKGFERDLEKEEFLNQASVFKGTLRDLDMLNETNLKNAVEFAAMLKSSGAMSSEDAVKAVNSVLGGDGSELFDLLKKSGVGDKYIEDAKMAWQSGAQVDLESRITKMMEMFEDFKSFGLTKKVNNAESIQSNLASAEQTLQNLTTTVLDPLLDLINKITNYFKDFAFETHIINPIINGIKSIFNLNYFFAKLKSMLPGWMGGDEGAALKKLQEEIQNQDNANSTP